In a single window of the Drosophila miranda strain MSH22 chromosome XL, D.miranda_PacBio2.1, whole genome shotgun sequence genome:
- the LOC108154429 gene encoding uncharacterized protein LOC108154429: MSINWIKITERAREGIKIINALPYDTFNTVLWYTHRQMSPSATAAAPTSTVGTSVTTTERADSIAEDTPTSSNEPEYTLEELERLVGVPRADFLLLIKTFSYILRRISTFIIKPSLLQRELREKLQLEDEAKIDAILRLWVREATPIMENLASPRYESNVVEDVAWKLHVEVSSHCQQRDKTPIGVLQLRTAAGEDISSEMTHPELLQLYNQFEQIQAELDATLAMTETAPASGAASSSGSVQ, encoded by the exons ATGAGCATAAACTGGATAAAAATTACAGAACG GGCCCGAGAGGGTATAAAAATCATCAATGCCCTGCCGTACGACACCTTCAACACGGTGCTGTGGTACACCCATCGGCAGATGAGCCCCAGCGCAACGGCTGCAGCCCCGACGAGCACCGTGGGCACCAGCGTCACCACCACGGAGCGGGCCGACAGCATCGCCGAGGACACACCCACCAGCAGCAATGAGCCGGAGTACACgctggaggagctggagcGGCTGGTGGGCGTGCCGCGTGCCGACTTTTTGCTGCTAATCAAAACATTCTCGTACATCCTGCGTCGCATCTCCACGTTCATCATTAAGCCGAGTCTGCTGCAGCGTGAGCTGCGCGAGAAGCTTCAGCTGGAGGACGAGGCCAAGATCGATGCCATTCTGCGGCTGTGGGTGCGCGAGGCGACGCCGATCATGGAGAATCTGGCCAGTCCGCGCTACGAGTCAAATGTGGTCGAGGACGTGGCCTGGAAGCTGCACGTAGAGGTCTCCTCGCATTGCCAGCAACGCGACAAGACGCCAATAGGCGTGCTGCAGTTGCGAACAGCAGCTGGAGAGGACATTAGTTCAGAGATGACACACCCGGAGCTATTGCAGCTCTACAATCAGTTTGAACAGATTCAAGCCGAGCTAGATGCCACGCTGGCCATGACGGAAACAGCTCCAGCCTCAGGTGCCGCCAGTAGCAGTGGCAGTGTCCAGTAG
- the LOC108154418 gene encoding lysophosphatidylcholine acyltransferase has protein sequence MTTSTVKRCRRSSQTTSGDAVPAEDVDDDVMTDTNSPMHTSNSLSKRDSEEDAWASKGYNYINPFVHRLEIDSHIEVAKIYVLTVLLLPIRVVGCVLSLLSAWMFACIGLYGMTLDDLKAKPLSGWRKQMQYMTAKAMRMLYTSGSFHHVSMKGTPATPKQAPILVVAPHSSYVDSILVVATGPPSIVAKRETADIPLLGRIINYAQPIYVQREDPNSRQNTIRDIVDRARSTDDWPQVVIFAEGTCTNRTALIKFKPGAFYPGVPVQPVLLKYPNKYDTFTWTWDGPGVLRLLWLTMTQFYNRCEVEYLPVYQPNEAEMADANLYANNVREVMAKALGVPTSDYSFEDVIIMSRARDMKIPFPGDIVEIERTIDQLGLLESTRDAELCAKYLSLSNTDKLDIITFAELLQVDLKNPSLHKLFALLDHRRRGTVSLKSFLLCSLFSKLKNADLSTFLRALINLYSESSEKISRDSFVRLMRHAGGKLNEQKAQVLYYALDTANIGYVSFDSFVEYTEKQSNYKFLYHKSEHIRRSKTTVASNPN, from the exons ATGACAACGTCGACAGTTAAGCGATGCCGACGATCGTCGCAAACGACGAGCGGTGATGCGGTTCCCGCTGAGGATGTCGATGATGATGTGATGACCGATACCAACAGTCCCATGCACACCAGCAACAGTCTGTCCAAACGGGACTCCGAGGAGGATGCCTGGGCATCCAAGGGCTACAACTACATCAATCCCTTCGTGCATCGCCTCGAAATCGACAGTCACATTGAGGTGGCCAAG ATCTATGTGCTGACGGTTCTGTTGCTTCCCATTCGTGTGGTCGGATGCGTGCTCTCCCTTCTCTCTGCGTGGATGTTCGCCTGCATTGGGCTCTATGGAATGACGCTGGATGATCTCAAGGCTAAGCCGCTCTCCGGCTGGCGCAA GCAAATGCAATACATGACGGCCAAGGCCATGCGCATGCTGTACACCTCGGGATCTTTTCACCACGTGAGCATGAAGGGGACACCGGCGACACCAAAGCAGGCACCCATTCTGGTGGTGGCACCGCACTCCTCCTACGTGGACTCCATTCTGGTGGTGGCCACCGGCCCCCCCTCGATAGTGGCCAAGCGCGAGACGGCAGACATACCGCTGCTGGGGCGCATCATAAACTACGCCCAGCCGATCTATGTGCAGCGCGAGGATCCCAATTCCAGGCAAAACACGATACGGGACATTGTGGACCGGGCCCGCTCCACAGACGATTGGCCGCAGGTCGTCATCTTTGCCGAGGGCACTTGCACGAATCGCACGGCTCTGATCAAGTTCAAGCCGGGCGCCTTCTATCCGGGCGTGCCGGTGCAGCCAGTGCTGCTCAAGTATCCGAATAAATATGACACCTTCACCTGGACCTGGGACGGACCCGGAGT CCTACGTCTCCTTTGGCTGACGATGACTCAGTTCTACAATCGCTGCGAGGTCGAATACCTGCCCGTCTACCAGCCAAACGAAGCCGAGATGGCCGATGCCAATCTCTACGCCAATAATGTGCGCGAGGTGATGGCCAA GGCTCTGGGTGTGCCCACGTCGGACTATTCATTCGAGGATGTGATCATAATGAGTCGGGCCCGTGACATGAAGATTCCCTTCCCCGGCGACATTGTGGAGATCGAGCGGACCATCGATCAACTGGGACTGCTGGAGAGTACACGGGATGCGGAGTTGTGCGCGAAATACTTGAGCTTGTCCAACACGGACAAGCTGGACATCATCACCTTTGCGGAGCTGCTTCAGGTGGACCTGAAGAACCCGAGTTTGCACAAATTGTTTGCCCTTCTGGATCAT CGTCGTCGTGGCACAGTCTCGCTGAAAAGTTTTCTCCTGTGCTCGCTCTTCAGCAAATTGAAAAACGCCGACCTGTCGACCTTTCTACGGGCACTGATCAAT CTTTATAGCGAGTCGAGTGAGAAAATCAGTAGGGACAGCTTCGTGCGTCTGATGCGGCATGCTGGTGGCAAGCTGAACGAGCAGAAGGCCCAGGTGCTCTACTATGCGCTGGATACCGCCAACATCGGCTACGTCTCCTTCG ATTCCTTTGTAGAGTACACGGAAAAGCAGTCGAACTACAAGTTTCTCTACCACAAATCGGAGCACATAAGAAGATCAAAGACGACCGTCGCAAGCAACCCCAACTAA